Proteins from one Clostridia bacterium genomic window:
- a CDS encoding glyceraldehyde 3-phosphate dehydrogenase NAD-binding domain-containing protein — MNVPLKSKRLLGINGVGRIGKLTLWNHLNLRHFDGIVINAGREVGRKVEDIIRYLTTDSTYGSLDRFLYGYTGNSCDVKVLDEAECILEMNGITVKILKKERNPRNIDWAKEGVRLVVDCTGVFLDPAQPADNPRGSIRGHLEAGAEKVIASAPFKIKDSSQKMPDDSALFVYGVNHASYDPAKHHILSAASCTTTGLAHMIKPLLETEETSKIITASMSTVHSATNNQNILDAAPEAGTKDLRRNRSVFNNIIPTTTGAAIALEEILPEIKKVGFMADSVRVPTSTVSLISLNITFQTDLNETGDPKINREFINSIYRKAAAGAQKDLLIFSEEQNVSSDLIGCQAAAIIEGHETHTRTGFLPLYAETLREYGIDTTQDINLPVTHAKIFGWYDNEFGNYVNCLGKLTVYVDKNMI; from the coding sequence ATGAATGTACCTTTAAAAAGCAAAAGATTGCTTGGTATAAACGGAGTAGGCAGAATAGGTAAGCTTACACTATGGAATCATCTTAATTTAAGGCATTTTGACGGAATAGTAATAAATGCCGGACGTGAAGTAGGCCGGAAGGTTGAAGACATTATTCGTTATCTTACTACAGATTCCACCTACGGTTCTCTTGATCGGTTTCTGTATGGATACACAGGTAACTCCTGTGATGTTAAGGTATTGGATGAAGCTGAATGTATTCTTGAAATGAATGGTATTACTGTTAAGATACTAAAAAAGGAACGAAATCCAAGGAATATAGATTGGGCAAAAGAAGGAGTAAGATTGGTTGTAGATTGCACCGGCGTATTTTTAGACCCGGCACAGCCTGCTGATAACCCAAGGGGAAGCATCAGAGGCCATTTGGAGGCAGGGGCTGAGAAAGTAATTGCAAGTGCTCCTTTTAAGATAAAGGATTCCTCACAAAAGATGCCTGATGACAGTGCATTGTTTGTATACGGTGTAAACCATGCGAGCTATGACCCGGCAAAGCATCACATTTTGTCAGCGGCAAGCTGTACTACAACAGGGTTGGCGCATATGATCAAGCCCCTTTTGGAGACAGAAGAGACTTCGAAGATAATAACTGCATCAATGTCTACAGTGCATTCTGCTACAAACAATCAAAACATACTGGATGCGGCTCCTGAAGCAGGCACCAAGGATCTTAGGCGAAACAGGTCAGTATTCAACAATATTATTCCTACAACAACAGGCGCTGCCATTGCTTTGGAAGAGATACTCCCCGAAATCAAGAAGGTAGGGTTTATGGCTGACTCGGTAAGGGTGCCTACAAGTACGGTATCACTTATTTCGTTAAACATAACCTTTCAGACCGACTTGAACGAAACCGGAGATCCGAAGATAAACAGAGAGTTTATTAATAGTATTTATAGGAAGGCAGCAGCAGGCGCCCAGAAAGACCTTCTTATATTCAGCGAAGAGCAGAATGTATCCTCTGATTTGATAGGATGCCAGGCAGCAGCTATTATCGAGGGGCATGAAACACATACAAGAACGGGATTTTTGCCGCTTTATGCAGAGACCTTAAGGGAGTATGGCATAGATACTACACAGGACATCAATTTGCCTGTCACACACGCAAAGATATTTGGGTGGTATGACAACGAGTTCGGCAACTATGTCAACTGTCTTGGGAAACTAACTGTATATGTAGATAAGAATATGATATAG
- a CDS encoding PEP/pyruvate-binding domain-containing protein: MEKSFSSKALEVNLAQTRDKEIDIPLEHQWFGELSKSYWGIYKRTQEFIKELNHHYINYQYVIENLHNISLTDLWFYNSLEESEKALTVLVNIFKKLFEANLKESQRELLITTLIKFMDRLAKLRDFPKSIIHQCIDIIKADMEKHELLYIRNSGYFKTYLNKIAELPEYNQTIVDMTGVLLGKCIDYWESTSNVEKWFQEKSSLFHSEYNDKIILIGKPFFDGLRAQLADATQWKELCELLFFNDISNYFRRFSEQFDTSLEKIYYIFYLLHLPGMTQLNNHLLYDMNRLLRNVLKELDENDTMTFLANIIALFEELKEQHAGTVLDCIQTLGREVIDTGDHEVISYFVNGLIRFGFIYPGELSVNNDWQIQVDTNHVKNIRVWLELVEYSPDAMRELLSALIVNLKLGGIFISDTDLFQRDVTKLLNSDIAPVYKQMKQLARIFPVYFREIGAEGKLREVTTAVDELSRRKDRLIHFLRKQIHTESNNTHIELTRKIVQYWYDGNIEPLKKVVPEDVIEQLDIKSEWYIHVHDILAELCLRKETTPMHLLLIDVDELEQTISAISSSNSRDKKRVGYILELHSLLLEKYTLESEDIISMLKSYRFFSNKDIEGLQENLERNEIGAALGHVYKLMQHLKKIIVDPDTSEALENIYYKRHIAIGIPSMYGQYIEPKFEALGLMFRLEKAASKMMVELLQSVNLEYITAKTFRHVYDVLELFKEGLELDGIYNQGFNSNFEMFKYSLTSPSFSLDQYINIFQFMAQNIKQIISEYFLDVYERPLKEVIPQVLTFKGSLSEPENKQLYHMESEKFLREVLFSAFLVQDLDNFITNIISTLRNMIDSYSGDIINNMMTYDPDLTISPLYKETVEMDNPVFLGAKAYFLKKMISYDFPIPPGFVLTTEVFRHKNTVLEHPFMEQEMDQFILNHIWEVEKVTRQQFGNPKNPLLFSVRSGTAISMPGAMRTFLNVGMNDEIAEIFSQKTDHAWTAWDCYRRFIQSWGMAYGIDRDIFDSVILQHKERYGVEQKIQFTPEQMRNIAYSYKKVLGDYGVIIEKDPFKQLKQAIHNVIESWSSRRAIYYREHLQIADEWGTAVIVQKMALGNLSSGSGTGVLFTHNPLNDKSGINLYGDFTLCSQGEDIVSGLVHTLPISESQRREFYSDCSLSLQSAFPNIYKALLDLSTRLIERYGFVHQEIEFTFESDNPDDLYILQTRNQKLKKQKTIATFVPAPDEMKLVGRGIGIGGGAMTGVLSFDMDDLMESIRKNPDEKRILVRPDTVPDDIPMIFNCDGLVTGKGGATSHAAVTAASLGKVCVVNCKGLLVNEAEKRCTINGVSFSSGDKISVDGNLGNVYAGAYEIQYE, encoded by the coding sequence ATGGAGAAAAGTTTTTCATCTAAAGCTCTGGAGGTTAATCTTGCGCAGACCCGCGACAAGGAGATTGACATACCTCTGGAACACCAGTGGTTTGGTGAGCTTTCCAAGTCCTACTGGGGAATATATAAGCGCACACAGGAATTCATAAAAGAGCTTAACCACCACTATATCAACTATCAGTATGTGATTGAGAACCTGCATAATATAAGCCTGACTGACCTGTGGTTCTATAATTCTCTTGAAGAGTCTGAAAAGGCACTTACTGTACTTGTTAACATATTTAAGAAGCTTTTTGAAGCGAACCTTAAAGAGAGTCAGAGAGAGCTTCTTATAACAACACTAATAAAATTCATGGACAGACTTGCAAAGCTAAGGGATTTTCCCAAAAGCATTATTCACCAATGCATAGATATAATCAAAGCTGACATGGAGAAGCATGAGCTTCTATATATACGCAACTCAGGATACTTCAAAACTTATCTGAACAAAATAGCTGAGCTGCCGGAATACAACCAGACTATAGTGGATATGACGGGGGTATTGCTTGGGAAGTGCATTGATTATTGGGAAAGCACTTCAAATGTAGAAAAATGGTTCCAAGAAAAAAGCTCACTATTTCATTCAGAATACAATGACAAAATTATTCTTATAGGAAAACCATTCTTTGATGGACTTAGAGCACAGCTTGCAGACGCAACTCAATGGAAGGAGCTGTGCGAGCTGCTCTTTTTCAATGACATTTCCAATTACTTCCGCAGATTCAGCGAACAGTTTGATACTTCTCTTGAGAAGATATACTACATATTCTATCTGCTTCATTTGCCTGGGATGACACAGCTTAACAACCACTTGCTTTATGATATGAACAGGCTGCTCCGAAATGTACTGAAGGAGCTGGATGAAAATGATACGATGACTTTTCTTGCCAATATAATTGCACTTTTTGAAGAGCTGAAGGAACAGCATGCGGGGACGGTATTGGACTGCATTCAAACCTTGGGCAGAGAGGTCATAGATACAGGAGACCATGAGGTTATTTCTTATTTTGTAAATGGGCTTATAAGATTCGGCTTTATATATCCCGGTGAGCTTTCAGTTAACAATGATTGGCAAATACAGGTGGATACCAATCATGTCAAGAACATAAGGGTTTGGCTTGAGCTGGTAGAGTATTCGCCGGATGCCATGAGGGAGCTTTTGTCTGCGCTTATAGTAAATTTGAAGCTGGGTGGGATATTCATATCTGATACAGACCTTTTCCAGAGAGATGTCACAAAGCTTCTGAACTCAGACATAGCCCCTGTATATAAGCAAATGAAGCAGCTTGCCAGAATATTTCCCGTATATTTCAGGGAAATAGGCGCAGAAGGCAAGCTGAGGGAAGTAACTACAGCCGTAGATGAGCTATCCAGAAGAAAAGACAGGCTCATTCATTTTTTGAGGAAGCAGATACATACTGAGAGCAATAATACGCATATAGAGCTAACCAGGAAGATAGTGCAGTACTGGTATGACGGGAATATTGAGCCACTGAAGAAGGTTGTACCGGAAGATGTGATTGAACAGTTGGATATCAAGAGCGAATGGTATATACATGTCCATGATATCCTCGCGGAGCTTTGCTTAAGGAAGGAAACCACCCCAATGCATCTGCTGCTAATAGATGTAGATGAGCTTGAACAAACTATTTCTGCTATTTCTTCAAGCAACAGCCGGGATAAAAAGAGAGTCGGCTATATACTGGAGCTTCACTCGCTGCTGCTGGAAAAATATACATTGGAATCAGAAGATATAATATCAATGCTAAAGAGCTATAGATTTTTCAGCAACAAGGATATAGAAGGGCTGCAGGAGAATCTGGAGAGAAATGAAATAGGTGCAGCCCTTGGTCATGTCTATAAGCTGATGCAGCATCTGAAAAAGATAATCGTAGACCCTGATACAAGCGAAGCCTTGGAGAACATATATTATAAACGTCATATAGCGATAGGAATACCTTCGATGTATGGGCAGTATATTGAACCAAAGTTTGAAGCGCTGGGGTTGATGTTCAGACTTGAAAAGGCTGCATCAAAAATGATGGTAGAACTGCTGCAGTCTGTTAACTTGGAGTATATAACGGCGAAGACCTTCAGACATGTTTACGACGTATTGGAGCTTTTCAAGGAAGGACTTGAACTGGATGGCATATACAATCAGGGGTTTAATTCCAACTTCGAAATGTTCAAGTACAGCCTTACTTCCCCAAGCTTCTCACTGGATCAATATATAAATATATTCCAGTTTATGGCGCAAAATATCAAGCAGATAATAAGCGAATACTTTCTGGATGTTTATGAACGGCCGCTAAAAGAGGTTATACCTCAGGTGCTCACTTTTAAAGGGTCATTATCAGAGCCGGAGAATAAGCAGCTTTATCACATGGAATCTGAGAAATTCTTAAGAGAAGTCCTGTTTTCTGCTTTCTTAGTACAGGACCTGGATAATTTCATAACCAACATAATCAGCACCTTAAGAAATATGATAGACAGCTACTCCGGAGATATTATAAATAATATGATGACATATGACCCTGATTTGACTATTAGCCCTCTTTACAAGGAAACGGTTGAGATGGATAATCCCGTGTTTCTTGGAGCAAAGGCATACTTTTTAAAGAAGATGATTTCATATGATTTCCCTATACCTCCGGGCTTTGTACTCACAACGGAAGTATTCAGGCATAAGAACACTGTTTTGGAGCATCCGTTTATGGAGCAGGAGATGGACCAGTTTATACTCAATCATATTTGGGAGGTGGAGAAGGTTACCAGGCAGCAGTTCGGAAATCCCAAGAATCCGCTGCTGTTTTCGGTCCGATCAGGTACAGCCATCTCGATGCCCGGTGCTATGCGGACCTTCCTGAATGTGGGAATGAATGATGAAATAGCTGAGATTTTCAGCCAGAAGACTGATCACGCATGGACTGCCTGGGATTGCTACAGGCGTTTTATTCAGAGCTGGGGCATGGCTTATGGAATCGATAGAGATATATTTGACAGTGTGATACTTCAGCATAAGGAAAGGTACGGAGTGGAGCAGAAAATACAGTTCACTCCTGAGCAGATGAGGAATATAGCTTATTCTTACAAGAAGGTGCTGGGGGATTATGGAGTCATAATTGAAAAAGATCCATTTAAGCAGCTAAAGCAGGCTATACACAACGTAATTGAGTCATGGTCCTCCCGAAGGGCGATATATTATAGAGAGCATCTGCAGATTGCAGATGAATGGGGCACAGCGGTCATAGTTCAAAAAATGGCTCTGGGGAATTTATCTTCCGGCTCTGGAACTGGAGTATTATTTACCCATAACCCATTGAACGATAAGTCGGGCATAAACCTATACGGTGATTTTACACTGTGCAGTCAGGGCGAGGATATAGTGTCGGGGCTTGTGCATACTCTGCCTATCTCTGAAAGCCAGCGCAGGGAGTTTTACAGCGACTGCAGCTTATCACTCCAGTCAGCTTTCCCCAACATTTACAAGGCTTTGCTGGATTTGTCCACACGGCTCATTGAAAGATATGGTTTTGTGCACCAGGAGATTGAATTCACATTCGAGTCCGACAATCCTGATGATTTATACATCCTTCAGACAAGGAACCAGAAGCTCAAAAAGCAAAAGACCATTGCCACATTTGTACCGGCCCCGGATGAAATGAAGCTGGTGGGACGTGGAATTGGAATTGGCGGGGGTGCGATGACCGGGGTTCTGTCCTTTGACATGGATGATTTGATGGAGTCCATTAGGAAGAATCCTGATGAAAAACGTATATTGGTAAGGCCGGACACAGTTCCTGACGATATACCGATGATATTCAACTGTGATGGGCTTGTTACCGGCAAGGGGGGAGCTACCTCCCATGCTGCAGTTACTGCGGCAAGCCTGGGAAAAGTATGTGTAGTGAACTGCAAGGGATTGCTGGTCAATGAAGCAGAAAAAAGGTGTACTATTAATGGAGTAAGCTTCAGCTCTGGTGATAAGATATCCGTGGACGGCAATCTTGGAAATGTATATGCAGGTGCATACGAAATTCAATATGAATAA
- a CDS encoding GntP family permease, whose product MAQGPILVVILLAAIIFIVLGTSKLKINAFLVLLLAAYGVAFASGLKAAEIGGLVSKGFGDTLTSIGIVIVAGTIIGTILEKSGAAIKMAEVILKLVGDKRPTIAMSIIGYIVSIPVFCDSGFVILSSLNKTLAKKTKTSLVAMSIALATGLYATHTLVPPTPGPIAAAANLKLDNLLLVIVVGMIVAIPSVIVGNIFANKVASKYKSTEDAEKDSRTYEEEIARYGKLPSAWKAFSPIVMPIVFMALGSIAKFPGNPFGEGAFKNFLVFLGTPVNALLLGVAFAFLLLPKLNEETLNGWISEGLKSAAIILIITGAGGSLGGVIKATPIGAYIGESLQTLNVGIFLPFIIAAALKTAQGSSTVSLVTTSAIVFPLLPSMGLATDIGKVLVVMAIGAGSMTVSHANDSYFWVVSQFGGMDVKTAYKTQTVATLFQGVVTILTVFILSLILL is encoded by the coding sequence ATGGCACAAGGTCCAATATTAGTAGTAATTCTTCTTGCTGCAATAATATTTATAGTATTGGGCACTTCCAAGCTAAAGATCAATGCTTTCCTGGTACTTCTGCTGGCAGCCTATGGCGTTGCTTTTGCATCCGGTTTAAAAGCTGCAGAAATCGGCGGTTTGGTTTCAAAGGGTTTTGGTGATACTCTAACAAGCATCGGAATTGTCATTGTCGCAGGTACTATCATTGGTACAATTCTGGAAAAGTCCGGTGCTGCGATAAAAATGGCAGAGGTTATACTGAAGCTGGTAGGAGATAAGCGTCCTACAATTGCAATGAGCATAATAGGCTACATCGTTTCAATCCCGGTTTTCTGCGACTCCGGCTTCGTAATCCTTTCATCACTAAACAAGACCTTGGCGAAGAAAACAAAAACATCATTGGTAGCAATGTCAATAGCACTTGCGACAGGATTGTATGCCACACACACCCTTGTACCACCTACACCAGGACCTATAGCAGCTGCAGCTAACCTGAAGCTTGACAATCTCCTGCTGGTAATTGTTGTAGGTATGATTGTAGCAATTCCGTCAGTGATTGTGGGTAATATCTTTGCAAATAAGGTTGCTTCAAAATATAAGTCCACTGAAGATGCAGAAAAAGACAGCAGAACCTATGAGGAGGAAATTGCAAGGTATGGCAAGCTTCCCTCTGCTTGGAAGGCTTTCTCGCCCATTGTAATGCCTATAGTATTTATGGCACTGGGTTCAATTGCTAAATTCCCGGGTAATCCTTTTGGTGAGGGTGCATTTAAGAATTTCCTCGTGTTTCTTGGTACACCGGTAAACGCTTTGCTGCTTGGTGTTGCATTTGCATTTTTATTGCTACCCAAGCTTAATGAAGAGACTTTAAATGGATGGATAAGCGAAGGACTGAAAAGCGCTGCTATAATACTGATTATTACTGGGGCAGGCGGCTCACTGGGCGGAGTTATTAAAGCAACTCCCATAGGAGCTTATATCGGCGAAAGCTTGCAAACTTTAAATGTCGGAATCTTCCTTCCCTTTATTATTGCTGCAGCTTTAAAGACTGCGCAGGGGTCATCTACAGTATCGCTTGTTACAACATCAGCCATAGTATTTCCACTGCTGCCATCAATGGGATTGGCTACTGATATAGGAAAAGTATTGGTAGTAATGGCCATAGGTGCAGGTTCAATGACTGTTTCTCATGCCAATGACAGTTACTTCTGGGTAGTATCGCAGTTCGGAGGTATGGATGTCAAGACAGCATACAAGACTCAAACGGTAGCAACACTATTTCAAGGGGTAGTGACCATACTAACTGTGTTTATACTTTCTTTGATATTATTATAA
- a CDS encoding glycerate kinase produces the protein MKIVIAPDSFKGSLSASAVSVNIEKGIRKVFESADILSIPMADGGEGTVQSLVDSTKGVIVNTKVKGPLLKEVDAFYGILGDGITAVIEMAAASGLPLLRGDERNPMKTTTYGTGELIKHALDKGCKKIIVGIGGSATNDGGAGMIKALGAKLLDNDGNDIGYGGGCLDKIEVIDLSSMDERLKSCKIVAACDVDNPLIGPRGASNVFGPQKGADPEMVKILDKNLEHYAEVVERTIGISIKDYPGAGAAGGLGGGLLAFLGAELKRGIDIVIEATGLEEKIKDADIVITGEGMMDYQTQYGKTPYGVAQVARKYNIPVLAIVGSVGQNAEALYDLGFSGIFSIINRPMTLTEAMSECAELLEKTSESVMRIVKAYLKP, from the coding sequence ATGAAGATTGTAATTGCACCTGATTCCTTCAAAGGCAGCTTGTCTGCCAGTGCGGTTTCGGTCAATATAGAAAAAGGCATAAGAAAAGTATTTGAATCTGCTGATATCTTGAGTATTCCAATGGCTGATGGCGGTGAAGGCACTGTTCAGTCCCTGGTAGACAGTACAAAGGGGGTAATAGTGAACACCAAGGTTAAAGGCCCTCTTTTAAAAGAGGTAGATGCTTTCTATGGAATATTAGGTGACGGAATAACAGCTGTTATAGAGATGGCAGCGGCATCAGGGCTTCCCTTGCTTCGCGGGGATGAAAGAAATCCTATGAAAACTACGACTTATGGTACTGGGGAGCTTATAAAGCATGCCTTAGACAAGGGCTGTAAAAAAATAATAGTCGGGATAGGCGGCAGTGCTACTAATGATGGCGGGGCCGGTATGATTAAAGCCTTAGGCGCTAAGCTTCTTGACAACGATGGAAATGATATAGGCTACGGTGGAGGATGCCTTGATAAAATTGAAGTCATAGATTTGAGCAGCATGGATGAAAGACTTAAAAGCTGCAAGATAGTTGCTGCTTGTGATGTGGATAACCCGCTAATTGGCCCTAGGGGAGCTTCTAACGTGTTTGGTCCTCAAAAGGGTGCTGATCCGGAAATGGTGAAAATATTGGATAAGAATCTTGAACATTACGCGGAAGTTGTTGAGAGGACTATAGGAATCTCAATTAAAGACTACCCGGGAGCCGGGGCGGCAGGGGGACTGGGAGGAGGACTGCTGGCATTTCTGGGTGCAGAGCTTAAGAGAGGTATCGATATTGTAATAGAGGCCACGGGTCTTGAAGAAAAAATAAAAGATGCAGACATAGTGATAACCGGTGAGGGAATGATGGACTACCAGACACAATATGGCAAGACACCCTATGGAGTGGCTCAGGTTGCAAGAAAATATAATATACCCGTATTAGCTATAGTCGGAAGCGTAGGGCAAAATGCAGAAGCACTGTACGATTTGGGCTTTAGTGGTATTTTCTCGATTATTAACAGGCCTATGACGCTTACAGAGGCTATGTCAGAATGTGCAGAACTTTTGGAGAAGACTTCCGAAAGCGTTATGAGGATAGTCAAAGCTTATTTGAAACCTTGA
- a CDS encoding class I SAM-dependent methyltransferase — protein MSKINYDKISELYDSVRSGDPEVIAYILENKLLGHESKVLEIGCGSGNNTVLMAAATEAEVHGLDQSRGMLGKAEKKSERIHFIQGDAVTLEGIKDESFDAVYMVDVIHHIGDIATMFRNIYRVLNKEGMVFVFTDTHEKIRDERLTCKYFPETIKVELERYQSTDRILEAMKECGFKNTKLEKLKCEERLDAGDYLIKVAETKGYSVFHLISDDAIERGIQRIREDLKKGPVAYMPNTPVFSGAK, from the coding sequence ATGAGCAAAATCAATTATGACAAGATATCGGAATTATATGATTCTGTGAGGTCGGGTGATCCTGAAGTTATAGCATATATACTAGAAAACAAGCTATTAGGTCATGAGTCAAAGGTTTTGGAAATAGGCTGTGGTTCGGGGAATAATACTGTACTTATGGCTGCTGCAACAGAAGCTGAGGTGCATGGTCTGGATCAATCAAGGGGAATGCTTGGCAAAGCGGAAAAGAAGAGTGAAAGGATACACTTTATTCAGGGGGATGCAGTAACCTTAGAGGGTATAAAGGATGAAAGCTTTGATGCAGTGTATATGGTGGATGTGATACATCATATTGGGGATATTGCAACGATGTTCAGAAATATATACCGAGTACTGAATAAGGAAGGAATGGTTTTTGTATTTACTGACACGCACGAAAAAATAAGAGATGAGCGTCTGACATGCAAATACTTCCCGGAGACAATAAAAGTGGAGCTTGAAAGATACCAGTCAACTGATCGGATTCTTGAAGCCATGAAAGAATGTGGGTTCAAGAATACGAAGCTTGAAAAGCTTAAGTGTGAAGAACGGCTTGATGCGGGGGACTATCTGATAAAGGTGGCAGAAACGAAGGGATATTCGGTGTTCCACCTGATATCTGATGATGCAATAGAAAGAGGCATACAAAGAATCAGGGAGGATTTGAAAAAAGGTCCGGTTGCTTATATGCCAAATACACCGGTATTTTCAGGGGCAAAATAA
- a CDS encoding FadR/GntR family transcriptional regulator, protein MIKRMTLCDSIVEEIKLYIQKNNYKPGDKLPNQLEFCEMLGVSRTSLREALKILQAVNAVEIKNGKGIYMKKTENYKIQADISMEDKKRSLLEMLEMRKGMEGLAVKLSAERATNDEIAEIERVLKIMSEKSSRGESDPEEDKSFHKAIYYSSKNRILIDMLDNLYVILDIMWNNPLGIGSAMNEFKLHKRMFDHIRNREGEKAERVFWELMDSEIMMIKYV, encoded by the coding sequence ATGATTAAAAGGATGACCTTGTGTGATTCTATTGTTGAGGAAATAAAGCTTTATATTCAGAAGAACAACTACAAACCCGGGGATAAGCTTCCCAATCAGCTAGAATTCTGTGAAATGCTTGGGGTAAGCAGGACATCTCTAAGAGAAGCCCTTAAAATACTCCAGGCTGTCAATGCTGTTGAAATAAAAAACGGCAAAGGCATTTATATGAAGAAAACCGAGAATTATAAGATTCAAGCTGATATAAGCATGGAGGATAAAAAAAGGTCACTGCTTGAAATGCTAGAGATGAGAAAAGGCATGGAAGGACTTGCCGTAAAGCTATCTGCTGAAAGGGCTACAAATGATGAAATCGCTGAGATAGAAAGGGTGCTGAAGATTATGTCTGAAAAGAGCTCTAGGGGGGAGAGCGACCCTGAAGAAGATAAGTCTTTCCATAAGGCAATATACTATTCCAGCAAGAACAGAATACTTATAGATATGTTGGACAACTTGTATGTCATTCTCGATATTATGTGGAACAATCCCCTGGGCATAGGAAGCGCAATGAATGAGTTCAAGCTTCATAAGAGGATGTTTGATCATATAAGGAATAGGGAGGGTGAGAAGGCTGAAAGAGTATTTTGGGAATTGATGGACTCTGAAATAATGATGATAAAATATGTTTAA
- a CDS encoding carbohydrate ABC transporter permease: MSYKMHNQTISKTKSITKTISYILLIIGSMIMAVPFIWLIRSSLMEPRQIFTFPPEWIPKPFVWSNYKNALKAAPFLIYLKNTMFIVVFVMGGTLLTSALSAYSFARFNWPGKKLMFYLLLSTMMLPYAVTLIPNFILWHWLGFTNTPVPLIVPAWFGGGAFNIFLLRQFFMTIPKELDEAALIDGANYFQIFFLILLPLMKPALAVVAIFTFMGTWNDFLGPLIYLGDSNKYTLAIGLAQFKGNYAAQWNYLMAASTVVILPIIVLFFVCQKYFVQGITLTGLKD; this comes from the coding sequence GTGAGTTATAAAATGCACAATCAAACTATTTCAAAAACAAAATCCATTACGAAAACTATTTCATATATATTGCTTATTATTGGAAGCATGATTATGGCAGTGCCTTTTATCTGGCTTATCAGGAGCTCACTGATGGAGCCAAGGCAGATTTTTACCTTTCCTCCGGAATGGATCCCAAAGCCATTTGTGTGGTCAAACTATAAGAATGCCTTGAAAGCAGCACCGTTTCTTATCTATCTAAAAAATACAATGTTTATTGTGGTGTTCGTAATGGGGGGCACACTGCTAACCAGCGCTCTTTCTGCATACAGCTTTGCAAGATTCAATTGGCCGGGTAAAAAGCTGATGTTTTATCTATTGTTAAGTACTATGATGCTTCCTTATGCTGTTACACTGATTCCCAACTTCATACTGTGGCATTGGCTGGGTTTCACAAATACCCCTGTCCCGCTTATAGTTCCCGCCTGGTTTGGAGGAGGAGCCTTTAATATTTTCCTGTTAAGGCAGTTTTTTATGACCATACCCAAAGAACTTGATGAAGCAGCACTGATTGACGGCGCGAATTATTTCCAGATTTTCTTTTTGATATTGCTGCCTTTGATGAAACCCGCATTGGCAGTTGTAGCTATTTTTACATTTATGGGTACATGGAATGATTTCCTTGGACCGCTGATATATTTAGGCGATTCGAATAAATACACCCTTGCCATAGGTCTTGCACAGTTTAAGGGAAATTATGCAGCACAGTGGAATTACCTGATGGCAGCTTCCACAGTTGTGATTCTGCCGATAATAGTGCTTTTCTTTGTTTGTCAGAAATACTTCGTACAGGGAATAACTCTCACTGGTCTGAAGGATTGA